CGCCGGTGTACTTGTTCTCCACCGGCAGATCGGCGTTGGCGGCCACCGGTTCGTTGGCCAGATAGTAGGGGTAGCTCGACTTCAGGCGGGGTCCGGTCGGCATCGGCCGGGAGTATTCCACCCCAGGTATTGGAGCGAAACCCCCAGGCAGCCGCCGCGGTATCGCGGTGTTGCGCGTGGCACGGGGCCTGCTTGCCCCAAGGGCCCGTGCAAGAGATGGCCGCCTACTCCACCGTCGCCGTGACCATCGGCCTGGTCGCGGCGCGGCCGCGCATCGGGACCGCGGGGCGGCTGAATCCGGCGCTGGCGGCGTTCGGCGGCGTGCTGGCGCTCGCGGCGCTCGGCGCGGTGCGCGCCGGCGCGGTGGCCGCGGCCGCGGCCGACCTGTGGCGCCCGTTCGTCGCGATCGCGGCGATCATGATCATGGCGGACGCGGCGATCGCGGTCGGCCTGCTCGACTGGGCGGCCGCCCGCATCGAGCGCGGCGCGCGCACGGCACCGGCCTTGTTGGCGCGCGTGTTCGCGCTCGGCGCCGCCACCGCCACCGCGCTCAACAACGACGCCGCGATCTTGCTGCTCACGCCGCTGGTGGTCGCGCTCGCGCGACGCCGGTTCCCCGGGCGCCCGGAGCTGGTCGTCCCGCTGGCGTTTTCCGTGTTCCTGGCCGCCGGCGTCGCCGCGCTGCCGGTGTCCAACCCGATGAACATGGTGGTCGCCGAGTTCGCGGACATCGGCTTCAACGAGTACGCCGCGCAAATGGCGCCGGTCGCGTGCGCGGTGTGGCTGATCGGGTTCGCCGCGCTGCGGTGGTGGTTCCGATCGCAACTGGTTGCCGTGCCGGCGCCGGGCGACCGCACCCCGGTGCGCGCGACCCGCGCGCAGCGGCGGCTCGCGGCGCTGCTGGTCGGCGCGCTCGGCGCCTACTCGGTCGTCGCCGCGGCCGGCGGGCCGGTGTGGACGGTGGCGCTCGCGGGCGCCGCGGGAGCGCTCGCGCTGTCGCGGCGCGCGACCGGCCGGTCGACCGTCGAGGCCGTCGCGCGCGCCGTGTCGTGGGAGACGCTCGCGTTTCTGGCGTGCGTGGTCGTCCTCGCCCTCGGGTTGCAGCAGGTCGGGCTCGTCGACCGGCTCGGCGCCCACTACGCGCAGACCGGCCTGGCCGGCGTCGGCGTGACGTCGGCGGTCGGGTCGGCGCTGCTCAACAACCACCCGATGGCGTACATGAACATGCTCGCGCTCGAGGCGTCCGCCCACGGCCACGCGGGCGTGCTCGCCGCGCTGATCGGCGGCGACCTCGGCCCGCGGCTGTTGCCGATGGGATCGCTCGCGGGCCTGTTGTGGCTCGACGCGCTCCGCCGCCAGGGCGTCCACGTTCCTCTGCGCACGTTCGTCGCGGTGGGCGCGGTCGCCACCGTGCCGGCGCTCGCGGTCGGGCTCGCGCTGCTCGCGGCGATGTGAGCGCGGGCCGCGCCCGCCTGGCCCGAGGCCCCGCCGCGTCGGTGCGGCCTCCGGCGACCGTCCCTACGGTCGCGCGCGGTCGACGAGGTCGATCGGCGCGGGGCGCAGGCGCAGCACCGACCCGAGCGCCGCCAGGTACAGCTCGTCCGCCGCGGCCGCCACCCGCTGGTGGACCCAACCGGCCAGGTCGCGAAACCGGCGGCCGAGCGGCGTCGGCGGCACCACGCCCATGCCCACCTCGTTGGTGACGACCACGACGAGCGCCGGGATGCCTCGCGCCGCCGCGATCAGGTCGTCGGCCTCGGCGAGCACGTCCGCGTCGGCCGCGCCGGCGGCGAGGCAGTTCGCCAACCACAGCGTGAGGCAATCGACAACCACGGCGTCGCAGGGCGGCGCGGCGCGCAGCGCGGCGGCCACGTCGCGCGGCGCTTCGACGGTGACGAACGCGTCGCCGCGCTCGGCGCGGTGGCGCGCGATGCGGGCGCGCATCTCGTCGTCGCCCGCGGTCGCCGTCGCGACGTACACTCGGCGCGGGCCGGCCGCCGTGGCGCGAGCGAGGGCGAACGCGCTCTTGCCCGAGCGCGCGCCTCCGCCGATCAACGCGAGCCGGCCGGCCACTGGCGTCGTCCCACTCGTCACGCGCCGACTGTGCCACGGCCGCGACCGCGGCGCGACCGCCCGGCCGCACTGCCGACCTATGGGGGTGACGCGGAGTGGACGTGCGCCGGGACGCGCTCGCGCGCGCAGCGCGGGTCGCGCGCCGCACACCGCGCGCGGAGCGCCGGTGCATCGTCGCGCGGCCGGTGCGCGAGGTACGCCGCGAGCGCGGCGTCCGCTGCCGGGTGGCCGACCCGCGCGGCCGCGATTGCTTGCACAAGCAACAACTCGGCGCTCCGCGGCGCGAGCGCGAGCCCGCGCGCGGCCGCCGCCAGCGCTGAGTCCGCGCGGCCCGCGCTCAGCTCGGCCCGCGCGAGCCGCGCCCACGCGCGGTCGTCCGCGGGCGACGCGACCGCCGCTCGCCGCGCGTCGCGCGCCGCCTCGGCCCACTGCCACACGCCGGCCGCCGCGTCCGCCC
This Deltaproteobacteria bacterium DNA region includes the following protein-coding sequences:
- a CDS encoding bifunctional adenosylcobinamide kinase/adenosylcobinamide-phosphate guanylyltransferase; the protein is MAGRLALIGGGARSGKSAFALARATAAGPRRVYVATATAGDDEMRARIARHRAERGDAFVTVEAPRDVAAALRAAPPCDAVVVDCLTLWLANCLAAGAADADVLAEADDLIAAARGIPALVVVVTNEVGMGVVPPTPLGRRFRDLAGWVHQRVAAAADELYLAALGSVLRLRPAPIDLVDRARP